The Flavobacteriales bacterium genome has a segment encoding these proteins:
- the dusB gene encoding tRNA dihydrouridine synthase DusB: MVKIGDIELGDFPLLLAPMEDVSDPPFRALCKKHGADVMYTEFISSEGLIRDAAKSLQKLDIFEYERPIGIQIFGGDIESMKQATEITAAANPDIIDINYGCPVKKVVCKGAGSGILQDIPKMIRLTAEIVKSTNLPVTVKTRLGWDENSKHIVEVAERLQDVGIKGISIHGRTRKQMYKGEADWSLIADVKNNPRMQIPVFGNGDITTPEKAKDYKERFGVDGIMIGRASIGYPWIFNEIKHYLNTGEHLTKPTLLERFDAVRQHLDMAVDWKGEKLGLLEMRPHYSNYFKGIPDFKEYRTQLVTRNSLEEIDEVFLAIKEKFLAEI; this comes from the coding sequence ATGGTAAAAATAGGCGACATAGAATTGGGTGATTTCCCGTTACTTTTAGCTCCCATGGAAGATGTAAGCGACCCGCCTTTTCGTGCATTGTGTAAAAAACATGGTGCCGATGTAATGTACACCGAGTTTATATCATCCGAAGGATTGATTAGAGATGCAGCAAAAAGTTTACAAAAACTTGATATTTTTGAATACGAACGCCCTATAGGCATTCAAATTTTTGGTGGCGATATCGAATCAATGAAACAAGCCACCGAAATTACTGCTGCTGCAAACCCCGATATTATTGATATTAATTATGGTTGTCCAGTAAAAAAAGTGGTTTGCAAAGGTGCTGGCTCAGGCATTTTGCAAGACATTCCAAAAATGATTCGATTAACTGCCGAAATTGTTAAATCGACCAACTTACCCGTTACTGTTAAAACCCGTTTAGGTTGGGATGAAAACAGTAAGCACATTGTTGAAGTTGCTGAACGCCTGCAAGATGTTGGTATTAAAGGTATTTCCATACACGGACGCACACGAAAACAAATGTATAAAGGAGAAGCTGACTGGAGCTTAATTGCTGATGTAAAAAACAATCCACGCATGCAAATCCCTGTTTTTGGTAATGGAGATATCACTACTCCCGAAAAAGCGAAAGACTATAAAGAACGTTTTGGTGTTGACGGAATTATGATTGGTAGAGCGAGTATTGGCTATCCTTGGATTTTTAACGAAATAAAACATTATTTAAATACTGGCGAACATTTAACAAAACCAACTTTATTGGAACGATTTGATGCTGTAAGACAACATTTGGACATGGCTGTTGATTGGAAAGGAGAAAAACTTGGTTTGCTCGAAATGCGTCCACACTACAGCAATTACTTTAAAGGAATTCCTGATTTTAAAGAATACCGTACACAACTGGTTACACGAAACAGCTTGGAAGAAATAGATGAAGTGTTCCTCGCTATTAAAGAAAAATTTCTTGCAGAAATTTAA
- a CDS encoding TM2 domain-containing protein, with the protein MPIQLQDSIVVDTLQTTKDLPKRKHVRAKAIIFTVLTGPLGGHRVYLGTRPGAPIIYAVTLGGFGILPVIDLVHLIFKKDISTFEQNQKIIMWGGEDK; encoded by the coding sequence GTGCCCATTCAACTACAAGATTCAATTGTGGTAGATACACTGCAAACAACTAAAGATTTACCCAAACGCAAACACGTACGTGCAAAAGCCATAATATTTACCGTGTTAACAGGTCCTTTAGGAGGGCATCGAGTATATTTAGGCACACGCCCTGGAGCACCTATTATTTATGCGGTAACATTAGGTGGTTTTGGTATTTTACCCGTTATTGATTTGGTGCATTTAATCTTTAAAAAAGACATCTCAACATTTGAACAAAACCAAAAAATTATCATGTGGGGTGGAGAGGATAAGTAG
- the cysC gene encoding adenylyl-sulfate kinase → MSKIPDHIHPVFDSILGRKDKQALLKQQSVVIWFTGLSGSGKTTIAIALEKELNKRGILTQVLDGDNIRAGINNNLGFSENDRKENIRRIAEVTKLFLNCGIVTINCFVSPTNEIREQAKTIIGENDFLEIFINTPIEICEQRDVKGLYKKARAGEIKDFTGISSPFEAPTNPFLDVKTANRTVEESVKEILDKVLTKIQPK, encoded by the coding sequence ATGAGTAAAATTCCAGACCATATCCATCCCGTTTTCGATTCTATTTTAGGACGAAAAGACAAACAAGCCTTATTGAAACAACAATCGGTAGTAATTTGGTTTACAGGTTTGTCTGGTTCTGGTAAAACCACTATTGCTATTGCCTTGGAGAAAGAACTCAACAAACGAGGTATTTTAACTCAGGTGTTGGATGGCGATAACATTAGAGCAGGAATAAACAACAACTTAGGTTTTAGCGAAAATGACCGTAAAGAGAATATTCGTAGAATTGCTGAAGTAACCAAATTGTTTTTAAACTGCGGCATTGTTACCATAAACTGTTTTGTAAGCCCAACAAACGAAATAAGAGAGCAAGCCAAAACCATTATTGGCGAAAACGACTTTTTAGAAATCTTTATCAATACACCTATAGAAATTTGTGAGCAACGCGATGTAAAAGGTTTGTACAAAAAAGCTAGAGCTGGTGAAATAAAAGATTTTACAGGAATAAGTTCTCCTTTTGAAGCTCCTACAAATCCGTTTTTAGATGTTAAAACTGCCAACAGAACGGTTGAAGAATCGGTGAAAGAAATTTTGGACAAGGTTTTAACAAAAATTCAACCCAAGTAA
- a CDS encoding sensor histidine kinase, which produces MIRSCLIFCLLFFASFLIAQTNYLDSVEQSIQNLSAEDQIKAVLNLPYDKVVANTTKAETIYLEALNKSKKLNNQEFEADVYNQLALVYGFLGNYDKRIGYNIKAIKIYEKLGNKSKAGSTYGGLGFSMYRRDIEKAKMYMQKGMKQLEEAKDYEALNPTYDNYGIVQEVSGNVDSAIFYYNKALVLKRNQNDSIGIPFALGHLSGAYLVKKDFATSKKYLDESYSIRTKRNDTYGIAECMVLYADFYYAQKNYKEAATWFTSCYKTAIENKYIHLAQYAAEFLSICHEKQGHTSEAINYLKIQQSLKDSLINENTNKAIAELEIQFETEKKEKQIIEQKVKITEQELKHKKRTNQLVILISILLLVIVASYFIYKQQKLKQQRLIEENRLKDQLAKVKIQNELHEERLRISRDLHDNIGSQLTFIISSVDNMKYLFKNTDEKLNNKLVDISIFTRTTITQLRDTIWALNKDDITFDDLKSRLYNYIEQAKSAQEKIQFEFDNQLNNNFSLNAIQGVNLYRVVQEAINNAIKYSVASKITLKITETNSEINIEVIDDGIGFEWNKISAGNGLQNMKNRAEKINTIIRIESKPSEGTKISLTLKKDTLNAV; this is translated from the coding sequence ATGATAAGAAGCTGTTTAATCTTCTGTTTATTGTTTTTTGCTAGTTTTTTAATTGCCCAAACCAATTATTTAGATAGCGTAGAACAATCAATTCAAAATTTATCTGCAGAAGACCAAATTAAAGCGGTTTTAAATTTACCTTATGATAAAGTAGTTGCTAATACAACCAAAGCAGAGACAATATATCTAGAAGCGTTAAATAAATCAAAAAAATTAAATAATCAAGAATTTGAAGCAGATGTATACAATCAATTGGCTCTGGTTTATGGATTTTTAGGCAATTATGACAAACGTATAGGGTATAATATTAAAGCCATTAAAATTTATGAAAAATTAGGCAATAAATCGAAAGCTGGTTCAACTTATGGTGGGCTTGGCTTTTCAATGTACAGAAGAGACATTGAAAAAGCTAAGATGTATATGCAAAAAGGAATGAAACAATTGGAAGAAGCTAAAGACTATGAAGCTTTAAATCCAACTTATGACAATTATGGAATTGTGCAAGAAGTTTCTGGTAATGTTGATAGCGCCATATTTTACTATAATAAGGCATTAGTTTTAAAAAGAAATCAAAACGACAGTATAGGTATACCTTTTGCCCTAGGACATTTATCTGGAGCTTATCTGGTAAAAAAAGATTTTGCAACTTCAAAAAAATACTTAGACGAATCATATAGTATTCGCACAAAAAGAAATGACACATATGGTATTGCTGAATGTATGGTGCTTTATGCCGACTTTTATTATGCCCAAAAAAACTATAAAGAAGCTGCCACTTGGTTTACTAGCTGTTATAAAACTGCAATTGAAAACAAGTATATTCATTTAGCACAATATGCAGCTGAATTTTTATCCATTTGTCACGAAAAACAGGGGCATACTAGTGAAGCGATTAACTATTTAAAAATTCAACAATCACTAAAAGATTCTTTGATTAATGAAAACACTAATAAAGCTATTGCTGAATTAGAGATTCAATTTGAAACAGAAAAGAAAGAAAAACAAATTATTGAACAAAAAGTAAAAATTACTGAACAAGAATTAAAACACAAAAAAAGGACCAATCAATTAGTAATTCTCATATCCATTTTATTATTGGTAATCGTAGCGAGCTACTTCATATACAAGCAGCAAAAATTAAAGCAGCAAAGGTTAATTGAAGAAAACAGGTTAAAAGACCAATTGGCTAAAGTGAAAATACAAAACGAATTGCACGAAGAACGATTAAGAATTTCTCGTGATTTACATGATAACATTGGTTCGCAATTAACTTTTATTATTTCTTCGGTAGATAATATGAAGTATTTATTTAAAAATACTGACGAAAAGTTGAACAACAAACTAGTAGATATCTCAATTTTTACACGAACAACCATTACACAATTGCGTGATACCATTTGGGCGTTGAATAAAGACGACATTACCTTCGACGATTTAAAATCGAGGTTGTACAATTATATTGAACAAGCTAAATCTGCTCAAGAAAAAATTCAATTTGAATTCGATAATCAATTAAACAATAACTTTTCGCTCAATGCTATTCAAGGGGTTAATTTGTATAGGGTTGTACAAGAAGCCATTAATAATGCAATAAAATATTCCGTAGCATCAAAAATCACCCTTAAAATTACCGAAACAAACTCCGAAATTAATATTGAAGTAATTGATGATGGAATTGGGTTTGAATGGAATAAAATAAGTGCTGGTAATGGATTACAAAACATGAAAAACAGGGCAGAAAAAATCAACACCATCATAAGAATTGAATCTAAACCTAGCGAAGGAACGAAAATTAGCTTAACTTTAAAGAAAGATACGCTAAATGCCGTATAG
- a CDS encoding uroporphyrinogen-III synthase: MKVKSVLVSQPKPETEKSPYFDLAEQCKVKVDFRPFIHVEGVPAKEFRLQKINLQEHDAVIFTSRNAVDHYFRIAEEMRVKVSEEVKYFCISESTALYLQKYIVYRKRKIFFGQQTFADLITVIKKHKEANFLLPSADILRQNIPDLLNENGIKYKIATLYRTVCSDLSDLSDVNYDILVFFSPSGIKSLFENFPKFKQNNTRIAVFGPTTATAAEQAGLNIDISAPQPESPSMTKALELYIKKANKGK, from the coding sequence TTGAAAGTAAAAAGTGTTTTAGTTTCTCAACCAAAACCAGAAACAGAAAAATCACCATATTTTGATTTAGCAGAACAGTGTAAAGTTAAAGTTGACTTTAGGCCGTTTATTCATGTTGAAGGAGTACCTGCAAAAGAGTTTCGTTTACAGAAAATTAACTTACAGGAACACGATGCAGTTATATTTACCAGTAGAAATGCTGTTGATCATTATTTTAGAATTGCTGAAGAAATGCGTGTTAAAGTTTCGGAAGAGGTTAAATACTTTTGTATTTCTGAATCTACAGCGTTATACCTTCAAAAATACATTGTTTACCGTAAGCGTAAAATCTTTTTCGGACAACAAACTTTTGCCGATTTAATTACGGTTATAAAAAAACACAAAGAGGCTAATTTTTTGTTGCCTAGTGCTGATATTTTACGTCAAAATATTCCAGATTTGTTAAACGAAAATGGAATTAAATATAAAATTGCAACATTGTATCGCACTGTTTGCAGCGATTTATCTGATTTATCTGATGTAAATTATGATATATTGGTATTTTTTAGCCCTTCTGGTATAAAATCATTGTTTGAGAATTTTCCAAAGTTTAAGCAAAACAATACACGAATTGCTGTGTTTGGACCTACTACTGCTACCGCTGCCGAGCAAGCAGGGTTAAACATAGATATTTCTGCCCCACAACCAGAGTCGCCATCAATGACTAAAGCACTAGAGCTTTACATTAAAAAGGCGAATAAAGGAAAGTAG
- a CDS encoding DUF4271 domain-containing protein, producing the protein MLVFHNISQQNDSVNVVKKDSNKPMLELMKVEDSSGLVVKKKKTPQTAIATPVTQIVQNDTLVQDSIVTDSSTFQLGNTTAIPIRKAIVTKKNTTAAETKIAFEPTLKKTTETFWPSVVLTTALLLLGFTKAFGAKRFTQIYKSLFSSYSAHEVVREEKVFFHRVNLMLFFVYVFIISLFIYFVSTLINPNSYNALLFPIIMLGVIVAYLVKFGANAILAFLFAQSPMVPYYSYNVLLYNYVLGILLLPSMALIYFSDFHSNAILMYVILPLIGLILLIRFIRFFAIGISNNLSILYIILYICTLEILPLVVLGKFFIP; encoded by the coding sequence ATGCTTGTTTTTCATAATATATCTCAACAAAATGATTCTGTTAATGTCGTAAAAAAAGACAGTAACAAACCTATGTTAGAGTTGATGAAAGTCGAAGATAGCTCAGGGTTAGTTGTCAAAAAAAAAAAGACACCTCAAACAGCTATTGCTACTCCTGTTACACAAATAGTTCAAAATGACACTTTAGTTCAAGATAGTATTGTTACTGACAGCAGTACGTTTCAATTAGGAAATACTACAGCTATTCCTATTAGAAAAGCAATTGTAACAAAGAAAAATACAACGGCTGCAGAAACTAAAATTGCTTTTGAGCCTACGTTAAAAAAAACCACAGAAACTTTTTGGCCATCTGTTGTTTTAACAACAGCGTTATTGTTGCTTGGATTTACTAAAGCATTTGGAGCTAAACGTTTTACACAAATTTACAAATCACTTTTTTCCAGTTATTCAGCTCATGAGGTGGTTCGTGAAGAAAAGGTTTTTTTTCATCGGGTAAACCTGATGTTGTTCTTTGTTTATGTGTTTATTATCTCACTCTTTATCTATTTTGTTTCAACATTAATAAACCCTAACAGTTACAATGCGCTGTTGTTTCCAATAATTATGCTTGGTGTAATTGTAGCTTATTTAGTAAAATTTGGGGCAAACGCCATTCTTGCTTTTTTGTTTGCACAGTCGCCAATGGTTCCCTACTATTCTTACAATGTATTGTTGTATAATTATGTGTTGGGTATTTTATTGTTGCCTTCTATGGCATTGATTTATTTTTCTGATTTTCATAGCAATGCTATACTAATGTATGTAATTTTGCCATTAATTGGTTTAATTCTGCTAATCAGGTTTATACGATTTTTTGCCATTGGAATTTCTAACAATCTTTCTATATTATATATTATTTTGTACATTTGCACGCTCGAAATTTTACCATTGGTCGTTTTAGGGAAGTTTTTTATCCCTTAA
- the pheS gene encoding phenylalanine--tRNA ligase subunit alpha, which translates to MKTRLNELLQEVEIFSAQSLDQVEQFRIKILGSKGVLKELFADFKNVASEEKREVGQLINQVKENAQSKIDEFKALLENTTTVAENIDLTKPGFPYNVGSRHPISLVKNEIIEIFSRIGFTVSEGPEIEDDWHNFSALNFPPEHPARDMQDTFFVEAETGEMALRTHTSSVQVRIMENSKPPIRTLSPGRVYRNEAISARAHCFFHQVEGLYIAENVSFADLKQTLLYFAKEMFGEQTEIRLRPSYFPFTEPSAEVDVSCSVCNSKGCNVCKYSGFLEILGCGMVDPNVLENCGIDSKKYSGFAFGMGVERIAMLKYKINDLRLFSEGDVRFLGQFKAAQ; encoded by the coding sequence ATGAAAACACGTTTAAACGAATTATTACAAGAAGTAGAAATTTTCTCTGCTCAATCGTTAGACCAAGTGGAGCAATTCCGTATTAAAATATTGGGTAGCAAAGGGGTTTTAAAAGAGTTGTTTGCTGATTTTAAAAATGTGGCTAGCGAAGAAAAAAGAGAAGTAGGTCAATTAATTAATCAGGTTAAAGAGAATGCTCAATCAAAAATAGATGAGTTTAAAGCTTTATTGGAAAATACAACAACCGTTGCAGAAAATATTGATTTAACCAAACCTGGTTTTCCCTACAATGTTGGTAGTCGACACCCTATTTCATTGGTTAAAAATGAGATTATTGAAATTTTTTCTCGCATTGGTTTTACTGTTTCCGAAGGTCCAGAAATTGAAGATGATTGGCACAATTTTTCAGCATTAAATTTCCCACCAGAACATCCTGCAAGAGATATGCAAGATACTTTTTTTGTGGAGGCAGAAACTGGTGAAATGGCATTAAGAACACACACTTCGTCGGTACAAGTTCGTATTATGGAAAATTCAAAACCACCCATTCGTACACTTTCTCCAGGAAGAGTTTACCGTAATGAAGCTATTTCTGCTCGTGCGCACTGTTTTTTTCATCAGGTAGAAGGCTTGTATATTGCAGAAAACGTTTCGTTTGCTGATTTAAAACAAACCTTATTGTATTTTGCTAAAGAAATGTTTGGCGAACAAACCGAAATTCGTTTGCGTCCATCCTATTTCCCTTTTACAGAACCTAGTGCTGAGGTAGATGTTTCGTGTTCTGTCTGCAACAGTAAAGGTTGTAATGTTTGTAAGTATTCTGGGTTTCTAGAAATTTTAGGATGCGGAATGGTTGATCCAAATGTGCTTGAAAATTGTGGAATAGATAGCAAAAAATATTCAGGATTTGCTTTTGGTATGGGGGTTGAACGAATAGCCATGTTAAAGTATAAGATTAACGATTTACGTTTATTTTCTGAAGGCGATGTCCGCTTTTTAGGCCAGTTTAAAGCTGCTCAATAA
- the deoC gene encoding deoxyribose-phosphate aldolase yields MVKSTLKYSNNPSPTVDQVGIIDRIDRITSRSIKDESKLQGLKMALNMVDLTTLEGADTVRKVQQLCNKAQHLHDSYPGLPTVAAVCVYPNFVKTAKQCLKGSGINVASVATAFPSGQSSLEVKLLDTKIAIDGGAEEVDMVISRGRFHEGDYNFVFDEIAAIKEACGNARLKVILETGELGSFDKVRKASDISIEAGADFIKTSTGKISPAATLPVTLVMLEAIKDHYYKTGIQVGMKPAGGISNAKLALQYLMLVKETLGAAWLTNQWFRFGASSLANDLLMQIVKQQTGVYQSKDYFSKD; encoded by the coding sequence ATGGTAAAATCAACATTAAAATATTCAAACAATCCCTCACCAACTGTAGACCAAGTTGGAATAATTGATAGGATTGATCGAATAACCAGTCGAAGTATTAAAGACGAATCAAAATTACAAGGATTAAAAATGGCATTGAACATGGTTGATTTAACCACGTTAGAAGGTGCTGATACAGTTCGAAAAGTGCAACAATTGTGTAACAAAGCACAACATTTGCATGATTCTTATCCAGGATTACCAACAGTTGCAGCGGTATGTGTGTATCCCAATTTTGTAAAAACAGCTAAACAATGTTTAAAAGGTTCGGGTATCAATGTGGCGTCGGTTGCAACAGCTTTTCCAAGTGGGCAATCGAGTTTAGAGGTTAAGTTGTTAGACACTAAAATTGCCATTGATGGTGGAGCCGAAGAGGTGGACATGGTAATTAGTAGAGGTAGATTTCATGAAGGCGATTACAATTTTGTATTTGATGAAATTGCAGCTATTAAAGAGGCGTGTGGTAACGCTCGACTGAAAGTAATTTTAGAAACAGGTGAATTAGGCTCTTTTGATAAAGTAAGAAAAGCGAGTGATATTTCTATTGAGGCTGGGGCAGATTTTATCAAAACATCAACTGGAAAAATTAGTCCAGCAGCTACTTTACCAGTAACCTTGGTAATGCTTGAGGCCATAAAAGACCATTACTACAAAACGGGAATACAAGTAGGAATGAAGCCTGCAGGAGGTATTTCGAATGCTAAATTGGCTTTGCAATATTTAATGTTGGTAAAAGAAACATTGGGGGCAGCTTGGTTAACGAACCAATGGTTTAGGTTTGGTGCAAGTAGCCTTGCCAACGACTTGTTAATGCAGATTGTAAAACAACAAACGGGTGTTTATCAATCGAAAGATTATTTTTCAAAAGATTAA
- a CDS encoding response regulator transcription factor, giving the protein MQIKIAIAEDNAFLAQSIQERISFFDDLKFKFRGANGAELIGKLEADHVIDVILMDIQMPEMDGIRATELIKNKYPHIKVVMLTVMDDDDNIFNSIKAGADGYLLKETNPEELHNSILQVMEGGAAMTPSIALKTLNLLRFPERMTTDKIQLEEIALSKREVEILEQLSKGLNYQNIADNLVISPSTVRKHIENIYKKLQVHNKIEAIQKAMKHNIL; this is encoded by the coding sequence ATGCAAATTAAAATAGCCATTGCTGAAGATAATGCTTTTTTAGCTCAATCCATTCAAGAACGTATTTCGTTTTTCGACGATTTAAAATTTAAATTTAGAGGTGCTAATGGTGCTGAACTGATTGGAAAGTTAGAGGCCGACCATGTTATTGATGTTATTTTAATGGACATTCAAATGCCAGAAATGGATGGTATCAGAGCTACAGAATTAATTAAAAACAAGTATCCTCACATTAAAGTTGTAATGTTAACCGTAATGGATGACGACGATAATATTTTTAATTCAATTAAAGCTGGTGCTGATGGTTATTTGTTAAAAGAAACGAATCCAGAAGAATTGCACAACAGTATTTTACAAGTTATGGAGGGAGGCGCGGCAATGACTCCATCAATAGCCCTAAAAACATTGAATTTATTACGTTTCCCCGAACGAATGACAACCGATAAAATACAACTAGAAGAAATAGCTTTAAGCAAAAGAGAAGTGGAGATTTTAGAGCAACTTTCTAAAGGGTTAAACTACCAAAATATTGCTGACAATCTAGTTATTAGTCCTTCAACAGTGCGTAAACATATCGAAAACATTTATAAAAAATTACAAGTACACAACAAAATAGAAGCTATTCAAAAGGCAATGAAACACAATATTTTGTAA